One genomic segment of Vibrio penaeicida includes these proteins:
- the hpaE gene encoding 5-carboxymethyl-2-hydroxymuconate semialdehyde dehydrogenase, with protein sequence MTTLDTQITKARQYLARFKTDTLGHFINGEWTLGTGSDTFENQSPINNKRLGTVVKGTEQDVNLACTAAQSAFEEWSGLSGAKRRQILHKLADEIERRAEEIALVESVDCGQAFRFMKQAAVRGAANFRFFADKAPEAKNGDSLFQDAHTNFTVRTPIGPVGVITPWNTPFMLSTWKIAPALAAGCTVVHKPAEFSPLSAAILAECAEAAGLPAGVWNMVNGFGEVAGKALTEHPAIKAVAFVGETTTGSMIQAQGAATLKRVHFELGGKNPVLVFDDADMERALDAVVFMIYSLNGQRCTSSSRLILQSSIKDEFIAKLKHRVSLLKVGHPLDLDTEVGPLIHPTHLEKVTSYLESAKQEGADVARGNVSELAPEEGYYFAPALITNVNNEMKVACEEIFGPVLSVITFDSEEEALRIANDTQYGLAAYIWTGDTGRSMRCAHKIEAGMVWVNSENNRNLPSPFGGVKMSGVGRDGGDWSFDFYMETKNICIAHDQHTVPKLGKEG encoded by the coding sequence ATGACAACTCTCGATACGCAAATTACCAAAGCCAGACAATATCTGGCACGTTTTAAGACCGACACACTGGGTCACTTCATTAATGGAGAATGGACGCTAGGAACAGGTTCTGACACCTTTGAAAACCAGAGCCCAATCAACAATAAACGTCTAGGTACGGTAGTAAAAGGAACAGAACAAGACGTGAACCTCGCGTGCACTGCGGCGCAAAGTGCCTTTGAAGAATGGTCGGGGCTTTCTGGTGCAAAACGTCGCCAAATCTTACATAAACTCGCGGATGAAATAGAACGCAGAGCAGAAGAAATAGCACTCGTTGAATCAGTGGATTGCGGGCAAGCATTTCGCTTTATGAAGCAAGCAGCTGTGCGCGGCGCAGCGAACTTTCGCTTCTTTGCAGACAAAGCCCCAGAAGCGAAAAACGGTGACTCTTTATTTCAAGATGCGCACACCAACTTCACTGTGCGCACCCCTATTGGCCCCGTAGGTGTGATCACCCCATGGAACACCCCTTTCATGTTATCGACATGGAAAATCGCTCCGGCACTGGCCGCTGGTTGTACCGTCGTGCACAAACCTGCCGAGTTCAGCCCACTCAGTGCCGCTATTTTAGCGGAGTGTGCCGAAGCTGCGGGGCTACCGGCAGGCGTTTGGAACATGGTCAATGGGTTTGGTGAAGTGGCCGGTAAAGCACTTACCGAGCACCCTGCAATCAAAGCAGTGGCTTTTGTTGGGGAAACCACTACAGGCTCCATGATTCAGGCACAAGGTGCAGCCACATTAAAACGCGTCCACTTTGAATTGGGCGGTAAAAACCCCGTTTTGGTGTTCGACGATGCCGACATGGAACGTGCTCTTGATGCGGTAGTTTTCATGATTTACAGCTTGAACGGCCAGCGCTGCACCAGCTCCAGCCGCTTGATCCTTCAATCGTCTATCAAAGATGAATTCATCGCGAAGTTGAAACACCGAGTGAGCTTGCTAAAAGTCGGGCATCCACTCGATCTCGATACCGAAGTCGGCCCGCTTATTCACCCAACGCATTTAGAAAAAGTCACCAGTTATCTGGAATCTGCCAAGCAGGAAGGAGCCGATGTCGCTCGTGGCAACGTGTCGGAATTGGCACCAGAAGAGGGGTATTACTTTGCTCCGGCGCTGATCACTAACGTGAATAACGAAATGAAAGTCGCGTGTGAAGAAATCTTCGGACCTGTTTTATCGGTGATCACCTTCGATTCAGAAGAAGAAGCCCTGCGCATTGCCAACGATACCCAATATGGTTTGGCGGCGTACATATGGACAGGCGACACCGGTCGCTCGATGCGATGTGCCCACAAAATTGAAGCGGGCATGGTGTGGGTCAACTCAGAAAACAACCGAAACCTCCCTTCTCCCTTTGGCGGCGTGAAAATGTCGGGGGTCGGTCGTGACGGTGGCGACTGGAGTTTCGACTTCTACATGGAAACCAAGAACATCTGTATCGCACACGACCAGCACACGGTGCCTAAATTGGGTAAGGAGGGCTAA
- a CDS encoding fumarylacetoacetate hydrolase family protein, with protein sequence MRTARIIKDGKTLNITIDMNGQFIAPDGNVVSKDNISWLCPVENPGTIFALGLNYADHASELAFSAPEVPLVFIKGANTLTGHECPTYRPDNVDFMHHECELVAVIGKKGKHISREDAMDYVAGYTICNDFAIRDYLENYYRPNLKVKSRDSLCPIGPWLVSKDELPDVSNLSLETKVNGEVVQTGNTNGMIFSIPELIEYLSQTITLQPGDMIATGTPKGLKDTQPGDVVECSIEGLGTLTTHMVSETEYFKSKD encoded by the coding sequence ATGAGAACTGCACGAATCATTAAAGATGGCAAAACCCTGAACATTACCATCGATATGAATGGTCAATTTATCGCGCCAGATGGCAACGTCGTGTCAAAAGACAACATCTCATGGCTTTGCCCAGTAGAAAACCCAGGCACGATTTTCGCGCTCGGTCTTAATTACGCTGATCACGCTTCAGAATTGGCCTTTTCTGCCCCAGAAGTACCGCTGGTTTTTATTAAAGGTGCCAACACGCTCACAGGACACGAATGCCCAACGTATCGCCCAGATAATGTGGATTTTATGCATCACGAATGTGAACTGGTGGCAGTGATTGGCAAGAAAGGCAAGCACATCTCTCGTGAAGACGCGATGGACTATGTGGCGGGTTACACCATTTGTAATGACTTCGCCATCCGCGACTACCTTGAGAATTACTACCGCCCCAACCTAAAAGTGAAGAGCCGCGATTCCCTTTGCCCTATCGGTCCTTGGCTGGTGAGCAAAGATGAACTGCCAGACGTCAGTAACCTGTCACTGGAAACCAAAGTGAATGGCGAAGTGGTTCAAACCGGCAACACCAATGGCATGATTTTCAGCATCCCAGAGCTGATTGAATACCTTAGCCAAACCATCACATTGCAACCAGGCGACATGATTGCAACCGGCACGCCAAAAGGGCTGAAAGACACCCAACCCGGTGATGTGGTTGAGTGCTCCATTGAAGGGCTAGGCACGTTAACCACGCACATGGTCAGTGAAACGGAATACTTTAAAAGCAAGGATTAA
- a CDS encoding fumarylacetoacetate hydrolase family protein, which produces MTILPNSQSKLVCVALNDKRHRQEWNDKFQQLPYKALPTEPVLYFKPRNTWNKDNSLIPVEKANASLVVGTSLALLIGKRCQRVNRDNALSYISGVSVVHDISSPEESYYRPDILGKGIDKSAAMNGNWQPASILASSASAIPSAPAPSSTIVSTKINGKWRGDISTDHFETDILELIERISFIMTLEPGDIIAPCFHGERIAIRAGDKIESSINGQHHLTSRLGEYAQ; this is translated from the coding sequence ATGACGATTTTACCCAACAGCCAGTCCAAACTGGTTTGTGTGGCACTGAACGACAAGCGCCATCGCCAAGAATGGAACGACAAATTTCAGCAGCTCCCCTACAAAGCGCTGCCAACCGAGCCAGTTCTGTATTTCAAGCCCAGAAATACATGGAACAAAGACAATTCGCTAATACCAGTAGAAAAAGCGAACGCTTCACTCGTAGTCGGAACCAGCCTTGCGCTACTGATAGGCAAACGCTGCCAGCGCGTGAACCGTGACAATGCTCTGAGCTACATTTCCGGCGTCAGCGTGGTGCACGATATTTCCTCACCGGAAGAAAGTTACTACCGCCCAGACATTCTTGGAAAAGGCATCGATAAATCCGCGGCGATGAATGGCAACTGGCAACCGGCGAGCATACTTGCCTCATCAGCGAGTGCGATTCCATCAGCCCCTGCTCCATCATCGACGATTGTCTCCACCAAAATTAATGGCAAATGGCGTGGCGATATTTCCACCGACCATTTTGAAACCGACATTCTCGAACTGATTGAACGTATCTCTTTCATCATGACGCTGGAACCGGGCGACATCATTGCTCCGTGTTTTCATGGCGAGCGCATTGCCATACGGGCTGGCGACAAAATCGAATCCAGCATTAATGGCCAGCACCACCTCACTAGCCGCTTAGGGGAGTACGCCCAATGA
- the hpaI gene encoding 4-hydroxy-2-oxoheptanedioate aldolase: protein MKNQFKHKLSNHQLQWGLWQGLPDPTAAEICAGAGFDWLLIDGEHAPFELGDVLTQLRAIEPYNTSTIVRPAEGNTTVIKRLLDIGAQTLLIPMVDTAEQAQSLVLDCRYPPQGRRGMGSSLARAARWNQIPEYVHSANQEVCLLVQAETQTALNNLEEIVAIEGIDGVFIGPTDLSASMGHVGNPDHPEVVAAIESAISTIRKVGKAAGILCLNPAKAQHYADCGASFIGIGVDTLLLSNGAKALVSQFKGQQDTAPSGSGY from the coding sequence ATGAAAAATCAATTTAAACACAAACTCTCCAACCACCAGCTGCAATGGGGGCTATGGCAAGGCTTGCCCGACCCAACTGCCGCCGAAATCTGCGCGGGTGCGGGCTTCGATTGGCTTCTCATCGATGGGGAACATGCCCCGTTTGAACTTGGAGATGTACTTACCCAGCTGCGAGCGATTGAACCTTACAACACGTCCACCATTGTTCGACCAGCAGAGGGAAACACCACGGTGATTAAGCGCCTCCTCGATATTGGCGCACAAACGCTTCTAATACCGATGGTTGATACTGCTGAGCAAGCACAGTCGTTAGTGTTGGATTGTCGCTACCCACCTCAAGGACGTCGCGGCATGGGAAGTTCGCTAGCGCGAGCGGCACGCTGGAATCAAATTCCAGAGTACGTGCACAGCGCCAATCAAGAAGTGTGTTTACTGGTTCAAGCGGAAACGCAAACCGCACTGAACAACTTGGAAGAGATCGTAGCGATCGAGGGCATTGATGGCGTATTCATCGGCCCTACCGATTTGTCCGCTTCCATGGGGCACGTTGGAAACCCTGATCACCCAGAGGTGGTTGCCGCTATCGAAAGTGCGATTTCCACTATTCGAAAAGTAGGGAAAGCCGCTGGAATTTTGTGCCTCAACCCAGCGAAAGCGCAGCACTACGCCGATTGTGGCGCGAGTTTTATCGGCATTGGTGTGGATACTTTGCTGCTATCGAATGGCGCGAAAGCACTGGTTTCTCAATTTAAAGGACAACAAGACACCGCCCCAAGCGGAAGCGGTTATTAA
- the hpaH gene encoding 2-oxo-hept-4-ene-1,7-dioate hydratase, with protein sequence MLKKEEIENAAQKLYQAEINRQQIPALTLSHPEMTMDDAYAIQKTWVDKKIEGGAQVKGYKIGLTSRAMQMAVNIDQPDFGVLLDDMFFPDGAQIPAGDFLDPRIEVELAFVLKAPLKGENVTIFDVLNATDYVVPAIELIAARCHRTDPETGYTRKVYDTIADNAANGGIIIGGRPIRPDEMDIRWAGAALYLNGQIEETGLASGVLGHPANGICWVCKRFAPHGIGLEAGQVILSGSFTRPVAVKAGDTVHADYGPLGGISVSFV encoded by the coding sequence ATGCTCAAAAAGGAAGAAATAGAAAATGCCGCGCAGAAGCTTTATCAAGCTGAAATAAACCGCCAGCAAATTCCAGCCCTGACACTCTCTCACCCAGAGATGACCATGGACGATGCCTATGCCATTCAAAAAACTTGGGTGGATAAGAAAATCGAAGGTGGAGCACAGGTGAAAGGCTACAAAATCGGGCTGACATCGAGAGCCATGCAAATGGCGGTGAACATCGACCAACCTGATTTTGGGGTATTACTGGATGACATGTTCTTCCCAGATGGCGCACAGATCCCAGCTGGCGATTTTCTCGATCCTCGCATTGAAGTTGAACTGGCGTTTGTTCTAAAAGCCCCTTTAAAAGGCGAGAACGTCACGATTTTTGATGTGCTTAATGCCACCGATTACGTTGTGCCCGCCATTGAGCTCATTGCGGCTCGTTGCCACAGAACCGATCCAGAAACAGGTTACACCCGCAAGGTTTACGACACCATTGCCGACAACGCCGCCAATGGCGGAATCATCATAGGTGGACGCCCTATTCGTCCAGACGAAATGGACATTCGCTGGGCGGGTGCCGCGCTTTATCTCAACGGTCAAATTGAAGAAACAGGGCTGGCTTCTGGTGTGCTTGGTCACCCTGCAAACGGCATCTGTTGGGTATGCAAACGCTTTGCGCCACATGGCATTGGGTTGGAAGCAGGACAAGTCATCCTTTCTGGCTCATTTACCCGTCCCGTTGCAGTAAAAGCGGGCGATACGGTGCATGCCGATTACGGTCCGTTGGGCGGCATATCGGTGTCGTTTGTGTAG
- the hpaC gene encoding 4-hydroxyphenylacetate 3-monooxygenase, reductase component: MEQDNQKKFRDAMSNLAAAVNIVTTGGQAGLGGITATAVCSVSDSPATMLVCVNQQSGSHDKFCENQNICINICSEEQETMSYHFAGMTKLPMEERFALPEWKLTEKGVPKLEGAIANLEGKIKNVSEVGTHSVFFLEIENIDINSSKDALIYFNREFRTVKTGEAKAA, encoded by the coding sequence ATGGAACAGGATAACCAAAAGAAATTTAGAGATGCCATGTCAAACCTTGCTGCGGCTGTGAACATTGTGACTACAGGTGGTCAAGCTGGGCTTGGGGGCATTACTGCAACAGCGGTATGCTCGGTGAGTGACTCTCCAGCTACTATGTTAGTGTGCGTTAATCAGCAAAGTGGTAGCCATGATAAGTTTTGTGAAAACCAAAATATCTGCATAAATATATGCAGTGAAGAGCAAGAGACTATGTCTTATCACTTTGCGGGAATGACCAAACTACCGATGGAAGAAAGATTTGCACTGCCTGAATGGAAATTAACAGAAAAAGGTGTACCTAAACTCGAAGGTGCAATAGCGAATTTGGAAGGGAAAATTAAAAACGTAAGTGAAGTTGGAACCCATTCTGTATTTTTTTTGGAAATAGAAAATATTGATATTAATTCAAGTAAAGACGCGCTTATTTATTTTAACAGAGAATTTAGAACCGTAAAAACCGGTGAAGCAAAGGCTGCTTAA
- a CDS encoding p-hydroxyphenylacetate 3-hydroxylase oxygenase component, producing the protein MNTNNPLLDELNKILPTIAENAAMAERDRTPPEVNIRLLKSINFHRALQPKAYGGLEVSLPEFTNCVAALAGACGGTAWAASLLSTHSHQMAMFSKQAQEEFWGENPDATASSSIAPFGKVVEVEGGVLFNGHMRWSSGCDHAEWAIVGFWREGIQGERIYSFGVVPRSEYSIQDDWFAAGMKSSGTKTLIIEDVFIPEHRIEAAKDMMEGKSAGFDLYPESKIFYAPYRPYFACGFSAISLGIAERMLEVFKEKTKNRVRAYTGVNVGGATPALMRLAESTHQVNAARAFLEKTWEEHKEYGEQKRYPDRETLAHWRTNQAYAVKMCIEAVDRLFEAMGGNSWFEDNEAQRLFRDSHMTGAHAYTDYDVCAQIFGRELMGLDPDPSMV; encoded by the coding sequence ATGAATACAAATAACCCTTTACTCGACGAGCTGAATAAAATTCTTCCAACCATTGCCGAAAATGCTGCGATGGCAGAGCGAGACCGAACGCCACCTGAAGTGAACATACGCTTATTAAAAAGCATTAACTTTCACCGCGCTTTACAGCCTAAAGCATACGGTGGGCTGGAAGTGTCTTTGCCTGAATTCACCAATTGCGTTGCCGCTTTGGCGGGCGCGTGTGGCGGTACTGCGTGGGCGGCAAGTTTGCTTTCTACTCACAGCCACCAAATGGCGATGTTTTCCAAGCAGGCGCAAGAAGAGTTCTGGGGTGAGAACCCTGATGCGACAGCGAGCAGCAGTATTGCTCCTTTTGGTAAAGTGGTAGAAGTAGAAGGCGGCGTTCTGTTCAATGGGCATATGCGTTGGAGTAGCGGTTGCGACCATGCTGAATGGGCGATCGTTGGTTTTTGGCGTGAAGGTATTCAAGGTGAGCGAATCTATTCATTTGGTGTAGTACCGCGCAGCGAATACAGCATACAAGACGATTGGTTTGCAGCTGGCATGAAATCAAGTGGCACAAAAACACTGATCATCGAAGATGTGTTCATTCCAGAGCATCGTATTGAAGCCGCGAAAGATATGATGGAAGGGAAGTCGGCAGGGTTTGATTTATACCCAGAAAGCAAAATCTTTTACGCGCCTTATCGCCCATATTTTGCTTGCGGCTTTTCAGCGATTAGCCTAGGCATTGCAGAGCGTATGCTGGAGGTGTTTAAAGAGAAAACCAAAAACCGTGTACGCGCCTATACAGGGGTGAACGTTGGTGGTGCTACTCCTGCATTAATGCGTCTTGCTGAATCCACACACCAAGTAAATGCCGCGCGAGCTTTCTTAGAAAAAACGTGGGAAGAGCACAAAGAGTACGGCGAACAAAAACGCTACCCAGATCGCGAAACACTGGCGCATTGGCGTACTAACCAAGCCTACGCGGTAAAAATGTGTATTGAAGCCGTAGACCGTTTGTTTGAAGCAATGGGTGGTAATTCATGGTTTGAAGACAACGAAGCCCAGCGTCTATTCAGAGACTCACACATGACAGGCGCGCACGCGTATACCGATTATGATGTATGTGCTCAGATCTTTGGTCGCGAACTAATGGGTCTAGACCCAGACCCTTCTATGGTTTAA
- a CDS encoding type II toxin-antitoxin system Phd/YefM family antitoxin — MYTLTANDAKRNFGELLLNAQREPIKISKNSKDAVVVMSIKDYEELEAMKADYLKHCFESAKTDLAQNDVADGESFLNNL; from the coding sequence ATGTATACATTAACGGCCAATGATGCAAAACGTAACTTCGGTGAGCTACTTCTTAATGCTCAACGTGAGCCGATAAAGATCAGCAAAAACAGTAAAGACGCTGTAGTAGTTATGTCCATCAAAGACTACGAAGAACTTGAAGCGATGAAGGCTGATTATCTTAAACATTGCTTTGAGTCCGCTAAAACCGATCTAGCCCAAAACGATGTCGCTGATGGCGAAAGCTTTCTAAACAATCTGTAA
- a CDS encoding type II toxin-antitoxin system RelE/ParE family toxin has protein sequence MPKIKYKLSKLAQSHLRKIKDYTVANYSELQWVKYKDTLLTGFRMIADNPDLGRHCDEIYPNGFYFPLGRHTAYFTKEGDFILVVAVLGQSQLPQNHLK, from the coding sequence ATGCCAAAGATAAAATACAAGCTGAGTAAATTAGCTCAGAGTCACTTGCGCAAAATCAAGGACTATACTGTTGCCAATTATTCAGAATTACAGTGGGTAAAATACAAAGATACACTCCTTACTGGTTTTAGAATGATTGCCGACAATCCCGATCTTGGTAGGCATTGTGATGAAATATACCCGAACGGATTCTACTTTCCTTTGGGGCGACACACGGCATACTTCACTAAAGAGGGCGACTTCATATTAGTTGTAGCCGTTCTTGGACAATCTCAGTTACCCCAGAACCATTTGAAATAG
- a CDS encoding Lon protease family protein, whose product MGIKELCADDLYVHALNEDFEHTSTKNIEPIDEIVGQERAQKAVEFAMSIKEKGYNIYAIGRNGLGKRTMVLRYLNRHPVDNESTFDWCYVANFDDIRTPKVLKLPAGVGTKLSKDIEKLMTKLVKAMPLAFDNEIYYSRADKLKNQLAAKQQEKLEDISKDAKERGISLTITNQGDYQFVAMNGEDLHTEESFEELTPKEQDYFDKTIDSLEISLRTMVRQLTEWEETYTEKIQKLNSDVTLDVISHFIKQLKKDYSEFTEVKKYLGELQKDIIENVDIFLEEANEQGEVATASLDKKLPRRYKINVLVSQKDENFPIIVEDNPNYHSLFGYTETATFKGTVFTDFSLIRAGSLHKANGGVLLMDAVKVLEQPYVWDGLKRALRARQLSLTSLEKELTLTGAVSLDPEPIPLDVKIILFGDYRTYQLLQHYDAEFGELFRVTADFEDEMTRTPEAELHYARFISSIVHDNGMLHCDKKAIARIIEHSSRRAGDCTKLSLHSAHIANLLRESNYVARAAKSNLIRASHVEQALSSQEMRVGRLKDSVMESFTNGTTLIHTEGLAIGQVNALSVLSTSDHMFGAPNRISATTAYGDGEVIDIERNVDLGGSIHSKGVLILSAYLASVFGKTARVPLTTHITFEQSYGGVDGDSASMAEFCAIVSAFSKLPVRQDIAITGSMNQFGESQPIGGVNEKIEGFFDVCVIKGRSPNQGVIIPKSNVHNLMLRTDVVEAVEKGEFHIWAIDHVTEAVELFTGKQPGELGDEGAYPIDSVFGVAQAKLNALRK is encoded by the coding sequence ATGGGAATCAAAGAACTTTGCGCAGACGATCTGTATGTACATGCTTTAAACGAAGACTTCGAACACACTTCAACTAAGAATATCGAACCGATTGATGAAATTGTTGGGCAAGAACGTGCTCAAAAAGCCGTTGAATTCGCTATGTCCATCAAAGAAAAGGGTTATAACATTTACGCCATTGGTCGAAATGGTTTGGGTAAGCGAACCATGGTGTTGCGTTATTTAAACCGCCACCCAGTGGATAATGAGTCCACCTTCGACTGGTGCTATGTCGCGAACTTCGATGATATTCGCACACCCAAAGTGCTTAAGTTGCCAGCAGGAGTGGGCACAAAATTAAGTAAAGACATCGAAAAGCTGATGACCAAGTTGGTCAAAGCGATGCCATTAGCTTTTGATAACGAGATTTACTATTCCCGTGCCGACAAGCTGAAAAACCAACTTGCGGCGAAGCAACAAGAAAAGCTTGAAGACATCAGTAAAGATGCCAAAGAGCGCGGTATTAGCTTAACCATAACCAATCAGGGCGATTACCAATTTGTTGCCATGAACGGTGAAGATTTACATACCGAAGAATCCTTTGAAGAGTTAACGCCAAAAGAGCAAGACTACTTCGACAAAACCATCGATTCTTTGGAAATCTCGTTGCGCACCATGGTTCGCCAGCTAACCGAGTGGGAAGAAACGTATACCGAGAAAATCCAAAAGCTGAACAGCGATGTAACGCTCGATGTGATCAGTCATTTCATTAAGCAGCTTAAGAAAGATTACTCAGAATTCACAGAAGTGAAGAAATATCTGGGTGAACTGCAAAAAGACATCATTGAAAACGTCGATATCTTTTTAGAAGAAGCAAACGAGCAAGGCGAAGTTGCAACTGCCTCTCTGGATAAAAAGTTGCCACGCCGATACAAGATTAACGTGTTGGTGAGCCAAAAGGACGAAAACTTCCCCATCATTGTGGAAGACAACCCCAACTACCATAGTCTGTTTGGTTACACGGAAACGGCTACGTTCAAAGGCACGGTTTTTACCGATTTCTCGCTTATCCGAGCGGGTAGCCTTCATAAAGCCAATGGTGGTGTACTGCTGATGGATGCGGTTAAAGTACTGGAGCAGCCTTACGTGTGGGATGGTTTAAAACGAGCACTCCGTGCTCGCCAGTTAAGCTTAACCTCGTTAGAAAAGGAGCTGACCCTGACTGGGGCAGTCTCGCTTGATCCGGAACCTATTCCACTGGATGTGAAAATCATCTTGTTTGGGGATTACCGTACCTACCAGCTTTTACAACACTACGATGCCGAGTTTGGAGAGTTGTTCCGTGTAACAGCAGACTTTGAAGACGAGATGACGCGAACCCCTGAAGCCGAGCTTCACTACGCACGCTTTATCTCTAGCATTGTGCACGACAACGGCATGCTGCATTGCGACAAAAAAGCCATTGCCAGAATCATTGAGCACAGCTCCCGTCGTGCGGGCGATTGCACCAAGCTTTCGTTGCATTCTGCTCATATTGCCAACTTGCTGCGAGAGTCTAACTATGTTGCTCGTGCTGCCAAATCCAACTTGATTCGTGCGAGCCATGTAGAGCAAGCGTTATCGAGCCAAGAGATGCGTGTCGGCAGGTTAAAAGACAGCGTTATGGAAAGCTTTACCAATGGCACCACGCTCATTCACACCGAAGGGCTAGCGATTGGGCAGGTGAATGCGCTTTCTGTACTCAGTACGAGCGATCACATGTTTGGTGCGCCAAACCGAATTTCGGCGACAACGGCATACGGTGACGGTGAGGTGATTGATATTGAGCGCAATGTCGATTTGGGTGGCAGTATTCACTCAAAAGGCGTGTTGATTCTTTCGGCTTACCTCGCCTCGGTATTTGGCAAAACTGCTCGAGTCCCGTTAACTACGCATATTACGTTTGAACAATCTTATGGCGGCGTAGATGGCGATAGCGCAAGTATGGCGGAATTTTGCGCCATTGTATCGGCATTTTCTAAACTGCCCGTCCGACAAGATATCGCCATTACAGGTTCCATGAACCAGTTTGGTGAGTCTCAGCCTATTGGTGGTGTGAATGAGAAAATTGAAGGCTTCTTTGATGTCTGTGTGATCAAAGGACGTTCACCGAATCAAGGAGTTATCATTCCGAAATCGAACGTCCATAACTTGATGCTGCGTACCGACGTGGTAGAAGCGGTTGAAAAAGGCGAGTTCCACATTTGGGCAATTGATCATGTGACCGAAGCTGTAGAACTCTTTACGGGCAAACAACCAGGCGAATTGGGCGATGAAGGCGCTTACCCAATCGATTCTGTATTTGGTGTAGCACAAGCGAAGCTGAATGCTCTGCGTAAGTAG